In Thiothrix unzii, the sequence ACGTCCTAAAACGGTGATTGATCATATTTTGGCGCATGGTTTTATCACGACCGAAGCATTGAAAGATGTTTACGGCTACAACCATCCACCCCGTGCCGTGCGGGATGTGCGTGAAAATGGTATTCCACTGGAAACGTTTCGGGTAACAGGTTCGGACGGGCGTAAGATTGCGGCTTACCGCTTCGGTGAATTGAGCGGATTAACGGTCAGAAAATTATCAGGACGCACGGGTCTATCCAAACGCCTCAAAGAGGCCCTGGTTGCCAAGTATGGTTGTCAGTGTTTCATTTATTTGGAAGTGATGGATGAGCGTGAGTTGCAAATCGACCATCGTGTTCCCTATGAAGTGGATGGCGACGGCGATGGAGAGTTAAATCCTGACGATTTTATGCTGCTGTCTGCCTCCGCGAATCGAGCAAAATCATGGTTCTGTGAACATTGTGATAATTGGAATGGCAGTAAAGATAAGCAGGTTTGTCTGACTTGTTACTGGGCTTTCCCAGAAAATTATACCCATGTGGCAACGCGCCATAGTCGTCGTATTGACCTTGTTTGGCAAGGGGATGAAGTGGCTGTTTATGAGAGGCTGAAAGCCGCCGCTTTTGAACTTGGTAAAGAAGTCCCTGAGTTTGTTAAGGAAGTTCTTGAGCGTGAAGCCAAGTTACTGGGATAGGATTTATGCAGTTTGTTGATGAAGTAGTAATCCGCGTGAAAGCGGGTGATGGTGGCAATGGTTGCGTGAGCTTCCGCCGCGAAAAGTACATTGAATTCGGTGGCCCCAACGGTGGCGATGGTGGCGATGGTGGCGACGTGTATCTGGTCGCCGAACGTAACTTAAATACACTGATTGATTTCCGTCAGCAGCGTTATTACGAAGCGCAGCGTGGCGAAAACGGCGCGGGCAACAATATGACAGGCAAACGCGGTGATGATCAGGAAATTCGCGTTCCAGTCGGTACTGTGGCTTACGACGAAGAAA encodes:
- a CDS encoding HNH endonuclease; this translates as MFEVSAELLGLCRAVTAKRPKTVIDHILAHGFITTEALKDVYGYNHPPRAVRDVRENGIPLETFRVTGSDGRKIAAYRFGELSGLTVRKLSGRTGLSKRLKEALVAKYGCQCFIYLEVMDERELQIDHRVPYEVDGDGDGELNPDDFMLLSASANRAKSWFCEHCDNWNGSKDKQVCLTCYWAFPENYTHVATRHSRRIDLVWQGDEVAVYERLKAAAFELGKEVPEFVKEVLEREAKLLG